In one window of Opitutus sp. GAS368 DNA:
- a CDS encoding PAS domain S-box protein, with protein MSEDTKLRETLKEVGDLKAALDEHAIVAITNPQGRITYVNDKFCAISKYAREELLGQDHRIINSGHHPKEFIRDLWTTIGHGRVWHGEIKNRAKDGTFYWVDTTIVPFLGADGKPRQYVAIRADITARRLAEENLRASTKEVLDLKAALDEHAIVAITDPTGKIIYVNDKFCAISKYAREELLGQDHRIINSGHHPKEFIRNLWTTIAHGRVWRGEIKNRAKDGTFYWVDTTIVPFLGENGKPRQYVAIRADITERKRVEEAARQLAAIVEFSDDAIMGKDLRGIITSWNAGAEKLFGYAAGEMLGQPIARLIPPNDLQPEEEILRQIKRGESVRNYDAVRIAKDGRALDVAITVSPIKDATGNVIGASKVARDITERKRAEGRLRTSTKEVIDLKAALDEHAIVAITNPQGRITYVNDKFCAISKYAREELLGQDHRIINSGHHPKEFIRDLWTTIGHGRVWHGEIKNRAKDGTFYWVDTTIVPFLDADGKPRQYIAIRADITARKLTEENLKASTKEVLDLKAALDEHAIVAITDARGKITFVNDKFCAISQYAREELLGQDHRIINSTFHPKEFIRGLWTTIGHGKVWHGEIKNRAKDGTFYWVDTTIVPFLGGDGKPRQYIAIRADITERKKAEDAVRQMNTELEQRVAERTAQLESANRELEAFSYSVSHDLRAPLRAVDGFSQAVIEDFGALLPEEGRRQLQTIRHSAQRMGALIDDLLAFSRLSRQALAKRTVDTGSLVRGALQELGAPWPGRRVEIRTADLPSSEGDAALLKQVWLNLLANALKYTRKRDPAVVEIGCVERPEGPAFYVQDNGTGFDMQYAGKLFGVFQRLHRMEDYEGTGVGLATVQRIIHRHGGQVWAEAVEDRGATFFFSLGGGNSNHE; from the coding sequence ATGTCCGAGGACACAAAGCTGCGGGAGACGCTGAAGGAGGTCGGTGACCTGAAGGCGGCGCTGGACGAGCACGCGATCGTGGCGATCACCAACCCGCAGGGGAGAATCACCTACGTCAACGACAAGTTCTGCGCGATCTCGAAGTATGCGCGCGAGGAACTGCTCGGGCAGGACCACCGGATCATCAACTCCGGCCATCACCCGAAGGAGTTCATCCGCGACCTCTGGACCACCATCGGCCACGGGCGCGTCTGGCACGGCGAGATCAAGAACCGGGCGAAAGACGGCACCTTCTACTGGGTGGACACGACCATCGTGCCGTTCCTCGGTGCCGACGGCAAACCGCGGCAATATGTGGCCATTCGCGCCGACATCACCGCGCGCAGACTGGCGGAGGAAAACCTGCGGGCTTCGACCAAGGAGGTGCTCGACCTGAAAGCGGCGCTGGACGAGCACGCCATCGTCGCGATCACCGACCCGACGGGAAAAATCATTTATGTGAACGACAAGTTCTGTGCGATCTCGAAGTATGCGCGCGAGGAGCTGCTCGGGCAGGACCACCGCATCATCAACTCGGGGCACCATCCGAAGGAGTTCATCCGTAACCTGTGGACGACGATCGCCCACGGACGCGTGTGGCGCGGCGAGATCAAGAACCGGGCGAAAGACGGCACGTTCTACTGGGTGGACACGACCATCGTCCCGTTCCTCGGTGAGAACGGGAAACCCCGCCAGTATGTCGCCATCCGCGCGGACATCACTGAACGCAAACGGGTGGAGGAAGCCGCGCGGCAACTGGCGGCGATCGTCGAGTTTTCGGACGATGCGATCATGGGCAAAGACCTGCGCGGCATCATCACGAGCTGGAATGCCGGAGCGGAAAAGCTCTTCGGCTATGCGGCGGGCGAGATGCTGGGCCAGCCGATCGCGCGCCTGATTCCGCCGAACGACCTCCAACCGGAGGAGGAAATTTTACGGCAGATCAAGCGCGGCGAAAGCGTCAGAAATTACGACGCGGTCCGCATCGCGAAAGACGGCCGGGCGCTGGATGTCGCGATCACGGTTTCACCCATCAAGGATGCGACGGGCAACGTCATCGGCGCCTCCAAGGTGGCGCGCGACATCACCGAGCGCAAACGGGCCGAGGGAAGACTCCGGACCTCGACCAAGGAAGTGATCGATCTGAAGGCGGCGCTGGACGAGCACGCGATCGTGGCGATCACCAACCCGCAGGGGAGAATCACCTACGTCAACGACAAGTTCTGCGCGATCTCGAAGTATGCGCGGGAGGAACTGCTCGGCCAGGACCACCGGATCATCAACTCCGGCCATCACCCGAAGGAGTTCATCCGCGACCTGTGGACCACCATCGGCCACGGGCGCGTCTGGCACGGCGAGATCAAGAACCGGGCGAAAGACGGCACCTTCTACTGGGTGGACACGACCATCGTGCCGTTCCTCGACGCCGACGGCAAACCGCGGCAATACATCGCCATTCGCGCCGACATCACCGCGCGCAAACTGACGGAGGAAAACCTGAAGGCTTCGACCAAGGAGGTGCTCGACCTGAAGGCGGCGCTGGACGAGCACGCCATTGTCGCGATCACGGACGCCCGCGGGAAGATCACGTTCGTCAACGACAAGTTTTGCGCGATCTCGCAGTATGCGCGGGAGGAGCTGCTCGGGCAGGATCACCGCATCATCAACTCCACTTTTCATCCGAAGGAGTTCATCCGCGGCCTCTGGACCACGATCGGCCATGGCAAGGTCTGGCATGGCGAGATCAAGAACCGGGCGAAGGACGGGACGTTCTACTGGGTGGACACCACCATCGTGCCGTTCCTGGGGGGCGACGGCAAACCCCGCCAATACATCGCCATCCGCGCGGACATCACCGAGCGGAAGAAGGCCGAGGATGCGGTGCGGCAGATGAACACGGAACTGGAACAGCGGGTGGCGGAGCGCACGGCCCAGCTGGAGAGCGCCAACCGGGAGCTGGAGGCGTTTTCCTACTCGGTTTCGCACGACTTGCGGGCGCCCTTGCGCGCGGTGGACGGATTCTCCCAGGCCGTCATCGAGGACTTTGGGGCGCTATTGCCGGAGGAGGGCCGGCGCCAGTTGCAGACCATCCGTCATTCGGCGCAGCGCATGGGTGCGCTGATCGATGATCTGCTGGCATTCTCGCGGCTGAGCCGGCAGGCGCTGGCCAAGCGGACGGTGGACACCGGCAGCCTGGTGCGCGGTGCGCTGCAGGAGCTGGGGGCCCCGTGGCCGGGCCGGCGCGTCGAGATCCGCACCGCCGACCTGCCGTCGAGCGAGGGCGATGCCGCCCTGCTCAAGCAGGTCTGGCTGAACCTGCTGGCCAACGCGCTGAAATACACCCGCAAGCGCGATCCCGCCGTCGTCGAGATCGGCTGCGTCGAGCGGCCGGAAGGTCCGGCGTTCTACGTCCAGGACAACGGCACGGGCTTCGACATGCAGTATGCGGGGAAGCTCTTCGGTGTCTTCCAACGTTTGCACCGCATGGAGGACTACGAAGGCACCGGGGTCGGACTCGCCACCGTGCAGCGCATCATCCACCGCCATGGCGGCCAGGTGTGGGCGGAGGCGGTCGAGGATCGCGGCGCCACCTTTTTTTTCAGCCTCGGAGGAGGAAATTCCAACCATGAATGA
- a CDS encoding PAS domain S-box protein, protein MGTPLKLLMAEDNPADAELVLITLRQAGYKSDWRRVETEADFLGALQDDPDLVISDYSMPRFSALRALELIKARRPETPFIIVSGTIGEETAVEAMRLGATDYLLKDRLGRLGPAVAQAIDQARLRRERRQNEEALRNSEERLRIVTANARVGLVMVNRERRYTFANAAYAEILALPSPDIVGQRVADVLAPLYEQQIRPRLDRAFAGERVAYELSRPTPDGLHHYAVRYEPTKGGGEVSLVVVVITDITERKRAEESVQASEARYRTLFEYAPDGIVIADAESRYLDANASACRMFGYSRKEFIGLHASDIVVAAEVPHIAPALAGIKATSDYHREWQFRRKDGSTFSAEVMATKMPDGNLLGMIRDITARQLAEAALQQREADFRVLFASNPMAMWVYELDTLRFLAVNDAAVLHYGYTREEFLAMTIKDIRPAGDMPTLLRSMERRPQGVDVSGVWRHRQKTGKIILVHITSHPISFQDRPAELVLAQDVTAQHESERALKASEEHFRRLIENASDMITVIDEAGVVRFQGPSTQRLLGYVADEMVDRPAGEFIHPDDHDKVGESVRRALAGERKPIPVEFRIRHHDGSWRIFQSFGQRMAEVAGNAQIVVNSRDITEQKKLEEQFLHAQRMEAIGTLASGVAHDLNNILAPMLMVAGILKLRRNASPKDIELLSIIESSALRGAGIIRQLLSFSGSFSGERVTLQPKHLIHEMTKIMRETFPRNIAIVESVPSGLWTVEADATQLHQVILNLCVNARDAMPAGGTLTVEAGNVTVGEGAGTAAIDPAAKPGPYVLLQVKDTGTGIPPEIINRIFDPFFTTKGAAKGTGLGLSTVIGIIKGHGGYVRVYSEPGHGSAFHVYLPATEGTGSSRRSDTVPPLARGHKEQILVVDDEEFIREATRSFLDKQGYQVLLAATGEEAVKVFLEHQGTVRLVLTDIMMPGMDGLALIRALRVLAPTIPIIATSGLDQNQNAAEFSALGVRKMLAKPVTPTQLLQAVASSLAPPVPPQASP, encoded by the coding sequence ATGGGAACGCCGCTGAAACTGCTGATGGCCGAGGACAACCCCGCCGACGCCGAGCTGGTGCTGATCACGCTGCGCCAGGCCGGCTACAAGTCCGACTGGCGGCGGGTCGAGACCGAGGCGGATTTCCTTGGCGCGCTGCAGGACGATCCGGACCTGGTAATCTCGGATTACAGCATGCCGCGGTTCTCCGCGCTGCGCGCGCTCGAGTTGATCAAGGCGCGTCGTCCCGAAACTCCCTTCATCATCGTGTCCGGCACCATCGGAGAGGAAACGGCCGTGGAGGCGATGCGACTGGGCGCGACCGATTACCTGCTCAAGGACCGGTTGGGCCGGCTCGGCCCGGCGGTGGCGCAGGCCATCGACCAGGCCCGGCTACGGCGGGAGCGCCGGCAAAACGAAGAGGCGCTCCGGAACAGTGAGGAGCGGCTGCGGATCGTGACCGCCAATGCCCGGGTCGGGCTGGTGATGGTCAACCGCGAACGACGCTATACCTTTGCCAACGCCGCTTACGCCGAGATTCTCGCCCTGCCTTCGCCGGACATCGTCGGGCAGCGCGTGGCGGATGTGCTCGCCCCGCTTTATGAGCAGCAGATCCGGCCCCGCCTTGACCGGGCCTTTGCGGGGGAACGCGTCGCCTACGAGCTGAGCCGGCCGACCCCGGATGGCCTCCACCACTATGCGGTCAGGTATGAGCCGACCAAGGGGGGCGGGGAGGTGTCGCTGGTGGTCGTGGTCATCACCGACATCACGGAGCGGAAGCGGGCGGAGGAATCAGTGCAGGCGAGCGAAGCGCGCTATCGCACCTTGTTCGAGTATGCGCCCGACGGCATCGTCATCGCCGATGCCGAGAGCCGTTACCTCGATGCCAATGCGAGCGCCTGCCGCATGTTCGGTTACAGTCGCAAAGAATTCATCGGGCTGCACGCCTCCGACATCGTGGTGGCGGCGGAAGTCCCCCATATCGCGCCGGCGTTGGCAGGGATCAAGGCCACCTCAGACTACCATCGCGAGTGGCAGTTCCGGCGCAAGGATGGGTCGACCTTCTCCGCGGAAGTCATGGCCACCAAGATGCCCGATGGCAACCTGCTGGGGATGATCCGGGACATCACCGCGCGCCAGCTGGCGGAGGCCGCGCTCCAGCAACGCGAGGCCGATTTCCGGGTGCTGTTCGCCAGCAACCCGATGGCGATGTGGGTCTACGAACTGGACACCCTCCGCTTCCTGGCGGTGAATGACGCGGCCGTGCTGCACTACGGCTACACCCGCGAGGAATTCCTCGCCATGACGATCAAGGACATCCGGCCCGCCGGGGACATGCCCACGTTATTGCGCTCGATGGAGCGGCGGCCGCAGGGGGTTGATGTGTCCGGCGTCTGGCGGCACCGGCAGAAGACCGGGAAAATCATTTTGGTCCATATCACCTCCCATCCGATCAGCTTTCAGGACCGGCCGGCCGAGCTGGTGCTGGCGCAGGATGTGACTGCACAGCACGAGAGCGAGCGGGCGCTCAAGGCGAGCGAGGAGCACTTCCGCAGGCTGATCGAGAACGCCTCGGACATGATCACCGTGATCGACGAGGCCGGGGTCGTTCGGTTCCAGGGGCCTTCCACCCAGCGCCTGCTCGGTTACGTCGCGGACGAAATGGTGGACCGGCCGGCGGGCGAATTCATCCATCCCGACGATCACGACAAGGTCGGCGAGTCCGTCCGGCGCGCGCTGGCGGGGGAGCGAAAACCCATCCCGGTGGAGTTTCGCATCCGGCACCATGATGGCAGCTGGCGTATCTTCCAGTCCTTCGGCCAGCGTATGGCCGAGGTCGCCGGCAACGCACAGATCGTGGTGAATTCCCGCGACATCACCGAGCAGAAGAAACTGGAGGAGCAGTTCCTGCACGCCCAGCGCATGGAGGCCATCGGCACTCTGGCCAGCGGCGTCGCCCATGACCTGAACAACATCCTGGCCCCGATGTTGATGGTGGCCGGCATTCTCAAGTTGCGCCGCAATGCCTCCCCCAAGGACATCGAACTCCTCTCGATCATCGAGAGCAGTGCATTGCGCGGGGCCGGCATCATCCGGCAGCTGCTGTCTTTCAGCGGGAGCTTTTCCGGCGAACGGGTCACCCTGCAGCCCAAGCACCTGATCCACGAGATGACCAAGATCATGAGGGAAACCTTTCCCCGCAACATCGCCATCGTCGAGTCCGTGCCGTCCGGCCTGTGGACGGTCGAGGCCGACGCGACGCAATTGCACCAGGTCATCCTGAATCTGTGCGTGAATGCTCGTGACGCCATGCCGGCGGGCGGAACGCTGACAGTGGAAGCGGGCAACGTCACGGTGGGAGAGGGGGCCGGGACGGCCGCGATCGATCCGGCGGCCAAGCCGGGTCCCTACGTGCTGTTGCAGGTCAAGGACACCGGGACCGGCATCCCGCCGGAGATCATCAACCGGATATTCGATCCCTTTTTCACGACCAAGGGCGCCGCCAAGGGCACCGGCCTGGGCTTGTCAACCGTGATCGGAATCATCAAGGGACATGGCGGTTATGTCAGGGTTTACAGCGAGCCAGGTCATGGCTCTGCCTTTCATGTCTACCTGCCTGCCACGGAGGGGACGGGCAGCTCCCGGCGCAGCGACACCGTCCCGCCGCTGGCCCGCGGGCACAAGGAGCAGATCCTGGTGGTGGATGACGAGGAATTCATCCGCGAAGCGACGCGCAGCTTTCTCGACAAGCAGGGCTACCAGGTGCTGCTAGCGGCGACGGGGGAAGAAGCGGTCAAGGTGTTCCTCGAGCACCAGGGCACGGTGCGCCTGGTCCTGACCGATATCATGATGCCGGGCATGGACGGGCTGGCCCTGATCCGGGCGCTCCGGGTTCTTGCGCCCACCATCCCCATCATTGCCACCAGCGGATTGGATCAGAACCAGAACGCCGCCGAATTCTCCGCGCTCGGGGTCAGGAAAATGCTCGCCAAGCCAGTTACCCCGACCCAGTTGCTGCAGGCTGTCGCCAGCAGCCTAGCCCCGCCAGTCCCGCCACAGGCTAGCCCGTAA
- a CDS encoding response regulator produces MAKKQKVKKAESALQTRLGATVRSYRQRLGITQEELAWRAGMHRTYLADIERGARNITLRSVANLAQALQVSVEGLLLHTNGAEGSPGQRDADGSLGEILLVEDNPDDVELTRRAFAHAKITNPVRVMRDGEEALQYLFGSGRYTNRAIVMPQLVLLDLGLPKIPGTEVLRQMKTSRAFRDIPVVILTDSRKDENIMECSRLGAAHYIIKPVEFESFARVTSQMDFHWILRRPEASVPSNPG; encoded by the coding sequence GTGGCGAAAAAACAGAAAGTTAAAAAAGCTGAATCAGCCTTACAGACCAGGCTGGGGGCTACGGTCAGGAGCTATCGACAGCGTTTGGGCATCACCCAGGAGGAACTGGCTTGGCGCGCGGGAATGCACCGGACATACTTGGCCGATATTGAACGGGGGGCTCGCAATATCACCCTGCGCAGCGTCGCTAATCTGGCCCAGGCGCTGCAGGTTTCGGTGGAGGGATTGCTTCTCCACACGAACGGGGCCGAAGGATCGCCCGGACAGCGTGACGCGGACGGCTCGCTGGGCGAGATCCTGCTGGTAGAGGACAACCCGGATGACGTCGAACTGACCCGGCGTGCCTTCGCGCACGCCAAGATCACCAATCCCGTCAGGGTGATGCGGGACGGCGAGGAAGCGCTGCAATACCTGTTCGGCAGCGGGCGCTACACGAACCGGGCCATCGTAATGCCGCAACTGGTGCTGTTGGACTTGGGACTTCCGAAAATTCCCGGGACCGAAGTGTTGCGGCAGATGAAAACGAGCAGGGCATTCCGCGATATCCCCGTGGTCATCCTGACCGATTCGCGCAAGGATGAGAACATCATGGAGTGTAGCCGGTTGGGGGCCGCCCATTACATCATCAAGCCCGTCGAGTTTGAAAGCTTTGCCCGTGTTACCTCCCAAATGGATTTCCACTGGATCTTGCGGCGGCCCGAGGCCTCCGTGCCGTCCAATCCGGGCTAA
- a CDS encoding response regulator, protein MNDTHAVELLLVEDNPQDLELALRALRKANLANRIQVARDGAEALDFIFGTGPFAGRNITDGPKMILLDLKLPKVDGLAVLRRVKGDPRTKVIPIVVLTSSKEQRDVVESYQLGVNSYIVKPVNFERFAEAVRDLGLYWLLLNQPPKVEE, encoded by the coding sequence ATGAATGACACCCACGCCGTAGAACTCCTGCTGGTCGAGGACAACCCCCAGGATCTCGAGCTGGCGTTGCGGGCCCTCCGCAAAGCCAATCTCGCCAACCGCATCCAGGTCGCCCGCGACGGGGCCGAAGCCCTGGACTTCATCTTCGGCACGGGGCCCTTTGCCGGCCGGAACATCACCGACGGCCCCAAGATGATCCTGCTCGATCTGAAACTGCCGAAGGTCGACGGGCTGGCGGTGCTGCGCCGCGTCAAGGGCGATCCGCGCACCAAGGTCATCCCCATCGTCGTACTCACGTCGTCGAAGGAACAGCGCGACGTGGTCGAGAGTTACCAACTGGGGGTGAACAGCTACATCGTGAAGCCGGTGAACTTCGAGCGTTTCGCCGAGGCCGTGCGCGACCTCGGCCTCTACTGGTTGCTCCTCAACCAGCCGCCGAAGGTCGAGGAATGA
- a CDS encoding transporter substrate-binding domain-containing protein, whose translation MKARRRPVMLLLGLSALVLAVSAASETGHPLLFVSDASYPPITYLDRGTPRGVAVDIVQALGRRMHRPIEIRMMPWQEAQDMVLRGEADALFPMSITEARRQTYDFSEPLLDLQFAIFTRASRAGIAGMADLPGLRVGVTSGGLPRQLLQPDPRIRLVIVEEYSAGFQMLKDGRLDAVVADRWVGTYELAERGIDGVKISPEPVANLQGAVAVKRGRAAELAAINAALRQIRADGTLARIIQDWQPKEVLFLTREQVNRWGAVAAFGLLLLLLGVVVTRVIDLRRKVAAHRAAENRINTLNQRLSLATRAAGIGIWDWEVPTNVLIWDDEMHRLFGSKRENFNGAYEAWVRALHPADQERAQAEVQDALRSRKPFHTEFRIIRADGAVRTIKALAEVFVGPDGRPQRMVGVNYDITEQKELEEKFLRAQRLDAIGTLAGGIAHDLNNVLAPILTAVQLLQMDLSPERRARLLETLESSAQRGAGMIRQVLMFVRGVDGDRVRLNPPELVREIEHMIRDTFPRAIVIESAVAADCSPVLGDATQLQQVLLNLCVNARDAMPGGGRLTLIAANVPVDASQAGRYPGARPGPHVLLQVTDTGGGIPPAISARIFDPFFTTKGQGQGTGLGLSTVQAIVKSHGGFVQVDSEPGRGSTFKILLPAAGGETAESAPPASEPPSGALPRGNGELVLIVDDEETIRQVTKNTLEAFGYRVLLAQNGAEAVALFTEHGDVAVVLIDMMMPVMDGSTAILAMHRIRPDAPVIATSGLTSMRDLAASIPGKVKHHLQKPYTAEKLLQTIHQALQS comes from the coding sequence ATGAAAGCGCGACGACGGCCGGTGATGCTGCTCCTTGGCCTGAGCGCGCTGGTTTTGGCCGTGTCAGCCGCAAGCGAGACCGGGCACCCGTTGCTGTTCGTGAGCGACGCCAGCTATCCGCCCATCACCTATCTGGACAGAGGGACGCCCAGGGGAGTGGCCGTGGACATCGTGCAGGCGCTCGGCCGGCGGATGCACCGCCCGATCGAGATCCGGATGATGCCATGGCAGGAAGCGCAGGACATGGTCCTGCGCGGCGAGGCGGACGCGTTGTTCCCGATGAGCATCACGGAAGCCCGCCGGCAGACCTATGACTTCAGCGAACCGCTGCTGGACCTGCAGTTCGCCATTTTCACCCGGGCTTCACGGGCCGGCATCGCCGGCATGGCGGATCTGCCTGGCCTGCGGGTGGGTGTCACCAGCGGCGGCTTGCCCCGGCAACTCCTGCAGCCGGACCCGCGCATCCGGCTGGTCATCGTCGAGGAGTATTCCGCGGGATTCCAAATGCTCAAGGACGGCAGGCTCGATGCGGTCGTCGCCGACCGCTGGGTCGGCACCTACGAACTGGCGGAACGCGGCATCGATGGCGTCAAGATCAGCCCCGAGCCGGTGGCGAACCTGCAGGGGGCCGTGGCGGTGAAGCGCGGCCGGGCCGCAGAACTGGCGGCCATCAATGCCGCGCTCCGGCAAATACGGGCCGACGGCACGCTCGCCCGCATCATCCAGGACTGGCAGCCGAAGGAGGTCCTCTTCCTGACCCGCGAGCAAGTGAACCGCTGGGGCGCCGTCGCGGCTTTCGGCCTTCTGCTCCTGCTGCTGGGTGTGGTGGTGACCCGGGTGATCGATTTGAGGCGGAAGGTGGCGGCCCATCGCGCGGCCGAGAACCGCATCAACACCCTCAACCAGCGTCTGTCCCTTGCGACCCGGGCGGCGGGCATCGGCATCTGGGATTGGGAGGTGCCGACCAACGTTCTCATCTGGGACGATGAGATGCATCGCCTTTTTGGCTCGAAGCGGGAGAATTTCAACGGGGCCTACGAGGCGTGGGTGCGCGCCCTGCACCCCGCCGACCAGGAGCGGGCGCAGGCGGAGGTCCAGGATGCCTTGCGCAGCCGGAAACCATTCCACACCGAATTCCGGATCATCCGGGCCGACGGAGCCGTGCGCACGATCAAGGCGCTGGCCGAGGTGTTTGTAGGCCCCGACGGGCGGCCGCAGCGCATGGTCGGGGTGAATTACGACATCACGGAACAGAAGGAACTGGAGGAAAAATTTCTGCGGGCGCAGCGCCTGGACGCCATCGGCACCCTGGCCGGCGGCATCGCCCACGATCTGAACAACGTGCTGGCGCCGATCCTCACCGCGGTGCAACTGCTGCAGATGGACCTTTCACCCGAGCGGCGCGCGCGGCTGCTCGAGACACTCGAGAGCAGCGCGCAGCGGGGCGCCGGCATGATCCGGCAGGTGCTGATGTTCGTCCGCGGGGTCGACGGCGACCGGGTCCGGCTCAATCCGCCGGAGCTCGTGCGGGAGATCGAGCACATGATCCGGGACACTTTTCCCCGCGCCATCGTGATCGAGAGCGCCGTGGCGGCCGACTGCAGTCCCGTTCTGGGCGACGCCACGCAACTGCAGCAGGTCTTGCTCAACCTCTGCGTCAATGCGCGCGATGCGATGCCCGGAGGCGGCCGGCTCACCCTCATCGCGGCCAATGTCCCGGTGGACGCGTCCCAGGCCGGCCGATATCCCGGGGCCCGGCCCGGCCCGCACGTGCTCCTCCAGGTCACCGACACGGGCGGGGGTATACCACCGGCCATCAGCGCCAGGATTTTCGATCCCTTCTTTACGACGAAGGGCCAGGGCCAGGGCACCGGCCTCGGCTTGTCCACCGTGCAGGCCATCGTGAAAAGCCACGGCGGATTTGTGCAGGTTGACAGCGAACCCGGGCGCGGTTCGACCTTCAAGATCCTCCTGCCCGCCGCCGGCGGCGAGACCGCTGAATCCGCGCCGCCCGCCAGCGAACCGCCGTCCGGCGCGCTGCCGCGCGGCAACGGTGAGCTGGTGCTGATCGTGGACGATGAGGAGACGATCCGCCAGGTGACCAAGAACACCCTGGAGGCCTTTGGCTACCGCGTGCTCCTGGCCCAGAATGGCGCCGAGGCGGTTGCGCTGTTCACGGAGCACGGCGACGTCGCGGTCGTGCTCATCGACATGATGATGCCCGTGATGGACGGTTCGACGGCGATCCTTGCGATGCATCGCATCCGTCCGGACGCGCCGGTGATCGCCACCAGCGGGCTGACTTCGATGCGCGATCTCGCCGCGAGCATTCCCGGCAAGGTGAAGCATCACCTGCAAAAGCCCTATACCGCGGAGAAGCTGCTGCAAACGATCCACCAGGCGCTTCAAAGCTGA
- a CDS encoding MBL fold metallo-hydrolase, with protein MKIHVLPSGPIQTIGYLLTEPKLGEAVLVDAPGGILDKVRPLLAKDGCTLKELWLTHGHWDHTQDAAKVVRETGALVRGHADDQVLFETPAIMEERMGRKLGLEPVKIDSWAEQGDRLAALGREFAVRHVPGHCPGNILFYQAGTQAAFVGDALFKDGVGRWDLPGGNFELLEKSIREQIYTLPDATVVFPGHGPRTTVGAEKAGNPYVAAVART; from the coding sequence GTGAAAATCCATGTTCTCCCGTCCGGCCCGATCCAGACCATCGGTTACCTGCTGACCGAGCCCAAGCTGGGCGAGGCGGTGTTGGTGGACGCACCCGGCGGCATTCTGGACAAGGTCCGGCCCTTGCTGGCCAAGGACGGCTGCACCCTCAAGGAACTCTGGCTGACCCATGGCCATTGGGACCATACCCAGGATGCGGCCAAGGTCGTGCGGGAGACCGGTGCCCTGGTCCGGGGCCATGCCGACGACCAGGTGCTGTTCGAGACCCCGGCGATCATGGAGGAACGGATGGGGCGCAAGCTCGGCCTGGAGCCGGTGAAGATCGACTCGTGGGCGGAGCAGGGTGACCGTCTGGCGGCCCTGGGCCGCGAGTTTGCCGTGCGCCACGTGCCCGGACACTGCCCCGGCAACATTCTCTTTTATCAGGCCGGGACGCAGGCGGCATTCGTCGGCGATGCACTGTTCAAGGACGGGGTGGGGCGATGGGACCTGCCGGGCGGCAACTTCGAGCTCCTCGAAAAGTCCATCCGCGAGCAGATCTACACGCTGCCCGATGCCACCGTCGTCTTCCCCGGCCACGGCCCGCGCACGACGGTCGGCGCGGAGAAGGCCGGCAACCCGTATGTCGCCGCGGTGGCGCGCACCTGA